A part of Sander vitreus isolate 19-12246 chromosome 8, sanVit1, whole genome shotgun sequence genomic DNA contains:
- the nutf2 gene encoding nuclear transport factor 2, translating into MVDQPLWEQIGSSFVQHYYQMFDSDRSQLGSIYIDASCLTWEGQQFQGKRAIVEKLASLPFTKIAHSITAQDHQPTPDCCILSMVVGQLKADDDPIMGFHQSFILKNINDAWVCTNDMFRLAIHNFG; encoded by the exons ATGGTGGACCAGCCTCTGTGGGAGCAGATAGGATCCAGCTTTGTGCAGCACTACTACCAGATGTTCGACTCTGACAGATCACAACTTGGATCCATATAT ATTGATGCGTCATGTCTCACATGGGAAGGACAGCAGTTCCAGGGAAAAAGAGCAATTGTTGAGAAACTCGCT AGTCTACCCTTCACAAAAATAGCGCATAGTATAACAGCACAGGACCACCAGCCAACTCCAGACTGCTGCATCTTGAGTATGGTTGTAGGGCAGCTAAAA gcagATGACGACCCCATCATGGGTTTCCATCAGAGTTTCATCCTGAAGAACATTAATGATGCATGGGTGTGCACCAATGACATGTTCAGGCTGGCCATTCATAACTTTGGCTAA